From a single Labrus bergylta chromosome 14, fLabBer1.1, whole genome shotgun sequence genomic region:
- the eral1 gene encoding GTPase Era, mitochondrial has translation MALRVCARVFKGSALLSARAVVSARHESASWILTTGNGACIRGRGTGFNLTPACFISSEVLLNRLMKGKAVEEDGSIHRQPASVPPDSSEQFSLLLRDPDQPENSKVLKVAIIGAPNAGKSTLSNQILGRKVFAVSKKVHTTRSRALGILTEDDTQIILLDTPGLTTASKVKRHQLENSLLVDPWTTVKEADLVVVMVDVADRWMCLKLDFEVLRCLAQHPDIPAILVLNKVDLLKTKDRLLDITAELTCGIVNGRKLHVRPVIKPPWAEKRLQRDSESSLEEEKSGPEGGGMLSKEQLKVLRGQRGWPHFKDVFMTSSVDREDVDTLKSYFLVAAKPGSWPYHSEVLTDQSPEELCTNIIREKLLEYLPQEVPYSMTQSIELWQDREDGDLDISVKLNVRKETHMKMVIGAGGQVVAQMAREAGEDLSRVFLREVKLKLSVKLRK, from the exons ATGGCTCTCAGAGTGTGCGCGCGAGTCTTCAAAGGCTCCGCCCTCCTTTCAGCACGAGCCGTGGTTTCCGCGCGACACGAAAGTGCGTCATGGATTCTAACGACAG GAAATGGCGCCTGCATCCGAGGAAGAGGGACGGGATTCAACTTGACTCCTGCTTGTTTTATATCTTCAGAGGTTCTTCTCAACAGATTGATGAAAGGCAAAGCAGTGGAAGAAGACGGCAGCATCCATCGACAGCCAGCCTCAGTTCCACCGGACAGCA GTGAGCAGTTTTCTTTGTTGCTGAGAGATCCGGATCAGCCGGAGAACTCAAAAGTTTTGAAAGTGGCTATTATCGGAGCTCCGAATGCAGGGAAGTCCACCCTGTCCAATCAGATTCTTGGCAGGAAG GTGTTTGCAGTGTCCAAGAAAGTCCACACTACGCGCTCCCGAGCCCTCGGCATCCTGACGGAGGACGACACACAGATA ATTTTACTCGACACTCCTGGTCTCACAACTGCATCGAAAGTCAAAAG ACACCAGTTAGAGAACTCTCTGCTCGTAGATCCCTGGACAACAGTCAAAGAAGCCGATCTGG TGGTCGTCATGGTGGACGTGGCCGACAGATGGATGTGCCTCAAGCTGGACTTCGAGGTGCTCAGATGTCTTGCTCAGCACCCTGACATCCCTGCGATCCTGGTCCTCAATAAG GTGGACCTGCTTAAGACCAAGGACCGGCTACTGGATATCACAGCAGAGCTGACGTGTGGAATCGTTAACGGACGTAAATTGCACGTCAGGCCGGTGATAAAGCCTCCGTGGGCTGAGAAGAGGCTGCAGAGGGACTCTGAGTCCTCGCTGGAAGAGGAAAAGTCAGGGCCCGAGGGCGGCGGCATGCTGAGCAAAGAGCAGCTGAAGGTGCTGAGGGGTCAGCGGGGCTGGCCTCACTTCAAAGACGTCTTCATGACGTCGTCGGTGGACAGAGAGGACGTGGACACGCTGAAG AGTTACTTCCTGGTTGCAGCGAAGCCGGGCTCGTGGCCGTACCACAGCGAGGTCCTGACTGACCAGAGCCCCGAGGAGCTCTGCACCAACATCATCCGAGAGAAGCTTCTGGAGTATCTGCCGCAGGAGGTGCCCTACTCAATGACTCAG TCCATTGAACTCTGGCAGGATAGAGAAGATGGCGACCTGGATATTTCTGTGAAACTGAACGTCAGGAAGGAAACACACATG aAGATGGTGATCGGCGCAGGGGGTCAGGTGGTGGCTCAGATGGCCCGAGAGGCGGGCGAAGACCTGAGCCGCGTCTTCCTCAGGGAAGTGAAGCTGAAGCTCTCGGTGAAGCTGAGGAAGTGA